One genomic region from Eublepharis macularius isolate TG4126 chromosome 18, MPM_Emac_v1.0, whole genome shotgun sequence encodes:
- the PIGB gene encoding GPI mannosyltransferase 3 isoform X2 has protein sequence METVLSTFALCYYPVEGTEVGSRLKYLALVALACFIRPTAVIPWTPLLLHQFWKEPQKQQLVLHSYLPVGLIGLGGSLLMDRVFFGRWVVVQLNFLKFNVLHNLATFYGSHPWHWYFTQGLPVVLGPHLAFFIHGCCQAPQKHRVFLLAALWTVAVYSTLSHKEFRFLYPVLPFCMVFCGRSLRQLRRWRPAAGTFLLIANMLPALYTGLVHQRGTLDVMGHLQALCKTAAGPAPASVLMLMPCHSTPFYSHLHCPLPLRFLECPPDLTGKTHYLDEAELFYADPRKWLTAEFSNTTLLPTHVVFFSVLEQDISAFLAANGYTKAATFFHTHFPQGRIGSSIYIYERH, from the exons ATGGAAACTGTTCTCAGCACCTTTGCTCTCTGCTACTACCCAGTGGAGGGCACAGAGGTGGGGAGCAG gcTGAAGTATTTGGCCCTGGTTGCTCTGGCATGCTTCATTCGTCCAACCGCTGTCATCCCCTGGACTCCGTTGCTGCTCCATCAGTTCTGGAAGGAGCCCCAGAAGCAGCAGCTTGTCCTGCACAGCTATCTCCCGGTGGG GCTGATCGGTTTAGGAGGCTCTCTACTAATGGACCGAGTGTTCTTTGGCCGG TGGGTTGTGGTTCAGCTGAATTTCTTGAAGTTTAACGTGCTGCATAACTTGGCCACCTTCTACGGCTCCCACCCATGGCACTGGTACTTCACTCAGGGTTTGCCAGTTGTCCTTGGTCCCCATCTCGCCTTCTTcatccatggctgctgccaagctccaCAGAAGCACCGCGTATTCCTGCTTGCGGCGCTTTGGACAGTGGCCGTTTACAG CACGCTGAGCCACAAAGAATTCAGGTTCCTCTACCCCGTGCTGCCGTTCTGCATGGTATTTTGTG GACGTTCTCTTCGCCAACTGAGAAGATGGAGGCCTGCAGCAGGCACCTTCTTGCTAATCGCAAACATGCTGCCTGCGCTCTATACGGGGCTGGTCCATCAGCGTGGCACGCTCGATGTCATGGGTCACCTGCAAGCATTGTGCAAGActgctgctggccccgccccggcCTCCGTCTTGATGCTGATGCCGTGCCACTCCACGCCCTTCTACAG CCACCTCCACTGCCCGCTCCCGCTGAGGTTTCTGGAGTGTCCACCGGACTTGACAGGGAAGACTCATTACCTGGATGAAGCAGAGCTCTTTTACGCAGACCCACGGAAGTGGCTCACGGCAGAGTTTTCTAATACTACCTTGCTGCCTACCCATGTGGTCTTCTTCAGTGTGCTGGAGCAG GACATCTCTGCCTTCCTAGCGGCAAACGGCTACACCAAAGCGGCCACATTCTTCCACACCCACTTCCCTCAAGGCCGAATTGGAAGCTCCATTTACATCTACGAGAGGCACTGA